In the Aridibaculum aurantiacum genome, GTTCTTAAACTCACTGCCTTTGTGTTCATTGTTGTTTTCCATGGCTGTTTTATTACAACGAGTAAGAAAAACTATGCCTAATGGAAATTAAGAACGCTAACAGCTTGTTGTAGAACTCAACTCTCTTTTGGAGCTATGGTAATAATAAATGTGGCTCCCTCATTTACCTTGCTTTGCAGAGCTATAGTTCCACCCAGTGCCGTCACCTGCGATCTTACAATGAACAATCCCAGTCCTTTACCTTCTACATGATCATGAAAACGCTGGTACAAGCCAAACAACCTGTCTGAGAATTTAGAAGTATCAATACCTAATCCGTTGTCGCTGAAACGAAGCACCAGTTCACCTTTTTCATTACGATAAGTATGAATATTTATCACCAGTTTTCTTTCGGCTGAGCGGTATTTAACAGCATTGGAAATAAGGTTGATGAAAATGCTTTCGATATATGGTTTGTATAGGTATACTTCCCTTGCCTGCAGATCAAGATTTACCTCGTGCGGAATGTCATGGAGTGTATTGAGATAAACCTTACTTACATTCTCAATGATCTTATCTATATGTACAAGCTCTGTTTCAAGGTTTGTCCTGTTCCTGATAACAATGATGTCAGTAAGGTCTTTGATGGTTTCCTGCAGCTGGCAAGTAGATACCTTTAGCAGGTTGAACATCTTCTGGTGATTTTCATCAAACGACTTGTAATCGATGATGCTTAAGATGCCGAGGATGTTTGATAACGGTGCACGTAAGTTGTGAGAGGTTATAAAAGAAAATTGCTTCAGGTCGTTGTTACTTTTGGTCAATTCTTTAATGATGAATTCTTTCTCAAGCTCTATTTTTTTACGTTCTGTATTATCTATCAACGAACCGACAAATCGAATAGGATTATTGTTTTCATCCAGTATAATATAGCCTTGATCTAATACATAAGCATACTCGCCATTCTTTTTCTTATAGCGATAATCTTTCTTCCAGTACCTGGTTTTATTTTGTTTGAGAAAATTGATCGTTTCCTCCCAAACCTGCTCAGCCTCGTCTGGATGAATGTTCTCTTTCCATACCTCTAAGGTTGTTGTTTCACCCTCATGGTACCCAAAGTGTTTGGTATAGGTTTCATTCCAATACAATTCTTTGGTTTCCATATTGTACTCCCATATTGCTTCATTGGTGGCTTTCAATACTGTTTCTAACCTTTCCTTATTATACCTCAGTTCTTCTTCTGCATTTTTTCTATCGGTTACATCACGCGAGTTGATAACAATGCCCTTGATAAGCTCATCCTCTAGCATATTGGTACCAATCACCTCTATCCATCTCCATTCGCCATTCTTGTGTTTAAACCTGAAGTCTGCTATTTTCCTTTCTTTACATTGAAGTAGCGTACTCAGTTCTTCCATAATCTTTCCCAGGTCATCTTCATGTACCAACGAAAGGGCATTAAATCCTAATAATTCTTCTGCTGTATACCCGATCACTCTTTCTACATTGGAACTTACATAGCTATAGTTTCCTGTCGGATCAATTATACCGATCATGTCTGCACCTTTTTGTATCAACGAAGAGAAACGTTGTTCCGTTTCCTTTTGTAGCATTTCTGCACGTTTCATCTCGGTGGCATCTTTGCCAATACAGAACATTGTCTTTTCCTGTTCATCCCATTTTAGCGACCAAAGCATGGGTACATGCGTGCCATCCTGCCTAATATGCACATTCTGGAAGTTGGTCATCACGGTGCCGAGGGTCACCTTGTTTATTGTATCCTCTGTAAGTTCTACATATCCTGGCGCTACAAAATCCAGGTAAGATCTTCCTTCCAGTTCTCCAGGCGCATAACCCCATACCGTTTTGGAAGCTGCACTCACTTTGGCAAAGTGACCTTTTTCATCAATGGAACAAATGATGTCAAGCGAAGAGTTCATCACTTTTTCCAGGTCTGCCATTACCCGCTGCAGGTCGGCTTCTTTAGCCTTAAGCACATGGTAATGATCGGTGATGATGGCTTGTTTTTCCTTCCTGTCAGTTATGTCTCTTGAAGAACACGCTACTCCTACAATTTCAGTTTTGTCATTGTTGTAGATAGAATTAAAGCAGACTTCTTCACTGATCATATTTCCTGTTTCAGGATCGATCCTATGGTTGTCAAGGCAAAAGCTGCCACCACTAAAGCTATTCTCATACAACGTCTTCCAATGATGATTTTCCTTTTCAAAATATGGAAGCAGGATATTGTCGCCTTCTTTTAAATGATGACCAGTTAATTTGTAAATAGCTTCTTTAAAAGTGTCATTGCATGCAATAAGGTTACAGTTTTTGTCTACCGCCCAAAGCAGGTCCTTAGATGCATTAATAAGAGCGTCAATATTAGCTTTAGACTTCAGGTTTTGCAGGCACTGCTCCTTTTGACTATTTACATCTTTTACAAAAAACGATACTCCAAGCGGTGAAGGAAAAATATTTATCCGAAACCAAAGTTTATACTGCTCTACAAATTCTTCCAGTTGTGATTCTTGTTTTTGCTGTATTGCTACTTCAAACTTCTTAGCAAGAAACTTTGAAAACGGATCAACCATTACGTCGCGGTAATCCTTACCTACAATATCTTCTCTTTTTACTCCGGTATATTCTTCGGCTGTTTTGTTCCAGGTTCTAACGATCCACTGGTTGTCAAAAAAACAAAACCCATCTGTGATGTTATCCAGTACTTCTTCCAGGTCGTACGGTTTGTTTTTCAATAGCAGATTCTGCTTGTCTTGCTCAAGCAGATCAGTAGCGGAAAGGTTTTTCATATAGGTTTGTTGTGCATCGAATTTTCTGCATCTCTGCATACTTCAACGTAAATGTACCTGCGATAGTTTCCTGCGAGCTTTAAAAAGTTTTAATAGTTGCCGCTGGTAATGGTTTTCAATTAAATTAAAGCGCCTATATATAAAGCATGAGTAATATCTAAAACCAGAACATTCGACATGTTGGATGATCTGGTGCTGCAGCGGGTAGGAGATTGAACACTTTTCAACGGTTCTTCCTCACATTCTTCACCAACCGAAATTCATAAAATGCTGAGGTACATATGATTGTTGTATGGCATGTATTGTGATTGAGGTTCCATCAAACCAGCAATATGTTTAGTGAGAAATTTAATTCGCTTCCAGATATAGAAAAGCATCAGCTGATTTACGATGCCGAAAAGTTAGATGAGCTATCAGACGGTTTTACCAGGTTCGCACTTTATAAACTAGGTGATCTTTTCATAGAAGTAAAAAGCAGCCCCGACAGGGTTTACCGCAAATCAATACAAGCATTTGAGCTGAAGGATATTCCTCTTATCTACAGTTCGTGTATCATTTGTCGCTTAGGAGCAATGTAGGGTGATGACACAGAAATTGTAATTCTCCACTTGTTGATTTCAGTGCACAAGATAATTACTGCTGTAAGGAGCAATATGTAAAGAATAAACAGGAATTATTTCTCCCAAACTTCGGCATGTTTTATTCCAAGTTTGTTAGGATCAAACACTGGTTCGATGCCAGCCTTACGTTGTGCCTGGTAATCTTTTAAGGCTTTAAGTGCTGGCTTACGTAGCAGTAAGATCGCTATAACATTTAGCCATGCTACTAACCCCACACCCATATCACCTAATGCCCACGCAGCTTCTGCTGTGCGGATAGATCCATAATAAACAGACACGAGCAATACTAACCTAAGGGTGGTAACCTGCCATTTCCCTTTGCCTTGCTTTTGAAGAAAGCTCAGGTTTGTTTCGGCTATGTAGTAATAAGCAACAATAGTGGTAAAAGCAAACAACAGGAGTGATACCGCTACAAAACCAGGTCCTATAAAAGGGAAATGAACACTCACTGCATTTTGAGTGTATTCTGATCCGGCAGCAACACCCGGAAGGTTGTTCACTATAAATCCACCACTTGGATCAGCAACATTATACTGGCCGGTAAACAAGATCATAAATGCTGTTGCAGTACAAACGAGTAAGGTATCCAGGTAAACAGAAAATGCCTGCACCAATCCTTGCTTTACCGGGTGCGATGTTTCGGCCGCCGCAGCTGCGTGAGGTGCTGTGCCAAGTCCTGCTTCGTTTGAATAAATGCCTCTCTTTACACCCCATGAAACAGCCATTCCAAAAATGCCAGCAAATGCAGGCTCGGCAGCGAATGCTGACTTGGTGATAAGGCTGAAAATTTCAGGTACTCGTCCAATGTTCAGGATGATGATAACTACAGCCATCAGCAGGTATAGGATGGCCATGAACGGAACTATTATCTCAGCTGTCTTTCCTATACGTCTAACGCCACCAAATATTACAAGGCCAACCAGTAAGGTAACAGCAACACCAGAATAGATGGGCGGGATGCTGAATGCATTTTCCATACTGGCAGCTATGGTATTGCTTTGCACACCCGGAAAAAATGCCGCTGAACTTACCAATGTGATGATAGCGAACGTAGCAGCAAACCATTTTATGCCAAGACCTTTCTGTATATAGAAAGCTGGTCCGCCGCGGTATTGGCCATCTTTTACTTCTTTGTACACCTGTGCAAGTACTGACTCTATAAACGCCGAAGCACTGCCAAGAAAAGCTACCACCCACATCCAAAAAATGGAACCCGGTCCGCCCATGGCTATGGCGGTGGCCACCCCGGCTATATTGCCTGTTCCTACACGGCCTGCCACAGCTATAGAAAATGCCTGGAATGAACTCACACCTGTTTTAGAAGATTTGCCTTTGAAAAGCAGGTGAACCATCTGTTTTATATATCGCAGTTGTAGAAAACGCGTAACAACTGAAAAGTAAATCCCCGTTCCCAGGCACAGAATAATCAGCGCATTGCTCCACACTACCCCGTTGATCTGATTGATTATTTCTTCCATTTCTTAAGTAAAATTGAAAATGGCTGCGAAGATGAAGATTTTTAAGCAGCACACCACTGCAAATAGGACGGCTTCAAGAACTAAAATATCCCACCAAACTCGCTAACAGGCTGCTTTGTAAGTTTTTGTAACTGCAGATGTAGCTGCTAATATTTTGCCAGCAGTTCTTTTTTTAAAATGATCATGCGATGCCTAAAGATTGGGTGGTTATAAGAACTAATACCAGGAGATAATGGCACAGCATTTAATAATATACAATGGCAGCTAACAGAAGAACTGCCCATACTTCAATGAAACTAGTTTTACTTATTCTTATTGCTTTTTTTTCAACTGCGGCTTTTGCCCAGGGTGACATTGTGAAAGTTTATAAAGATCCGCGAATGGAGGTCTTGTCGCAAAAACAGGCTGAGCTGAATAAACGTTCGAAAACAGTAGCCAGTCGTGGTATCAGGAGCGGGTATCGTATACAGGTGTACAACGCACAGGATCGGGTAGTGGCCAATGCTGTAAAATCAGAATTGCTGCGCCGCTTCCCAGACCAGAAGACTTACTTGCTTTACCAGGCACCCAACTTCAGGGTTCGTATTGGAAATTTCCTTTCGCAAAAAGATGCGTCGCAACTGCGCAAAATGATCGCTGCTCTTTATCCCGATCGAGGAATATTTGTAGTAGCTGACAGGGTGGAATATAATCCTCCAATAGATGAAGATTAATAGGTTGGATCATCTCGTCCGCTCTTCATGATTGTCTTTTACGCATTCCTTGAATCAGTATTAGAACAAGCCATATCATATGCCTATGCTTCACCAAAAAAAGAAGCTTATGTTAGCATGTATAAACTGATGTATGAGAATAGCTAGTTATAACGTAAACGGTGTCAATGGCCGGTTGCCGGTTTTACTACAATGGTTGCAGGAAACATCCCCTGATATTGTTTGTATGCAAGAGCTTAAAGCGCCGCAGGAAAAATTTCCTGAACAGGCGATATACGACCTGGGATATCATGCAATATGGCATGGGCAGAAAAGTTGGAACGGGGTAGCTATTTTATCCAAGACCGATGACATAGAAGAAATATCGAGGGTTCTGCCTGGCGATCCGGAAGATGTAGCCAGCAGGTACCTGGAAGCTACGGTGCAGGGAATTCATGTTGGCTGTTTGTATTTACCCAATGGCAACCCGGCACCGGGACCCAAGTTCGATTATAAGTTAGGTTGGTTTAAGCGTCTACACGATCATGCAGCAGGTTTGCTTGCTTCAGGAAAGCCGGTAGTGCTGGCGGGTGATTATAATGTAATGCCCACTGAAAAGGATGTATACAAGCCGGAACGATGGGGCGACGATGCGCTGTTTAGGCCCGAAGTACGTGAGGCATATAAATCCTTGGTAGACCAGGGATGGACAGATGCCATCAGGAAACTATACCCGGACGAAATCATTTATACATTCTGGGACTACTTCCGCAATGCTTATAGCCGCAATGCAGGGCTGCGAATTGATCACTTCCTGCTAAGCCCGCAACTCGACAAACGTTTGCTAAAAGCAGGTGTAGATAGCAAT is a window encoding:
- a CDS encoding PAS domain S-box protein, with the translated sequence MKNLSATDLLEQDKQNLLLKNKPYDLEEVLDNITDGFCFFDNQWIVRTWNKTAEEYTGVKREDIVGKDYRDVMVDPFSKFLAKKFEVAIQQKQESQLEEFVEQYKLWFRINIFPSPLGVSFFVKDVNSQKEQCLQNLKSKANIDALINASKDLLWAVDKNCNLIACNDTFKEAIYKLTGHHLKEGDNILLPYFEKENHHWKTLYENSFSGGSFCLDNHRIDPETGNMISEEVCFNSIYNNDKTEIVGVACSSRDITDRKEKQAIITDHYHVLKAKEADLQRVMADLEKVMNSSLDIICSIDEKGHFAKVSAASKTVWGYAPGELEGRSYLDFVAPGYVELTEDTINKVTLGTVMTNFQNVHIRQDGTHVPMLWSLKWDEQEKTMFCIGKDATEMKRAEMLQKETEQRFSSLIQKGADMIGIIDPTGNYSYVSSNVERVIGYTAEELLGFNALSLVHEDDLGKIMEELSTLLQCKERKIADFRFKHKNGEWRWIEVIGTNMLEDELIKGIVINSRDVTDRKNAEEELRYNKERLETVLKATNEAIWEYNMETKELYWNETYTKHFGYHEGETTTLEVWKENIHPDEAEQVWEETINFLKQNKTRYWKKDYRYKKKNGEYAYVLDQGYIILDENNNPIRFVGSLIDNTERKKIELEKEFIIKELTKSNNDLKQFSFITSHNLRAPLSNILGILSIIDYKSFDENHQKMFNLLKVSTCQLQETIKDLTDIIVIRNRTNLETELVHIDKIIENVSKVYLNTLHDIPHEVNLDLQAREVYLYKPYIESIFINLISNAVKYRSAERKLVINIHTYRNEKGELVLRFSDNGLGIDTSKFSDRLFGLYQRFHDHVEGKGLGLFIVRSQVTALGGTIALQSKVNEGATFIITIAPKES
- a CDS encoding alanine/glycine:cation symporter family protein, producing the protein MEEIINQINGVVWSNALIILCLGTGIYFSVVTRFLQLRYIKQMVHLLFKGKSSKTGVSSFQAFSIAVAGRVGTGNIAGVATAIAMGGPGSIFWMWVVAFLGSASAFIESVLAQVYKEVKDGQYRGGPAFYIQKGLGIKWFAATFAIITLVSSAAFFPGVQSNTIAASMENAFSIPPIYSGVAVTLLVGLVIFGGVRRIGKTAEIIVPFMAILYLLMAVVIIILNIGRVPEIFSLITKSAFAAEPAFAGIFGMAVSWGVKRGIYSNEAGLGTAPHAAAAAETSHPVKQGLVQAFSVYLDTLLVCTATAFMILFTGQYNVADPSGGFIVNNLPGVAAGSEYTQNAVSVHFPFIGPGFVAVSLLLFAFTTIVAYYYIAETNLSFLQKQGKGKWQVTTLRLVLLVSVYYGSIRTAEAAWALGDMGVGLVAWLNVIAILLLRKPALKALKDYQAQRKAGIEPVFDPNKLGIKHAEVWEK
- a CDS encoding SPOR domain-containing protein codes for the protein MKLVLLILIAFFSTAAFAQGDIVKVYKDPRMEVLSQKQAELNKRSKTVASRGIRSGYRIQVYNAQDRVVANAVKSELLRRFPDQKTYLLYQAPNFRVRIGNFLSQKDASQLRKMIAALYPDRGIFVVADRVEYNPPIDED
- the xth gene encoding exodeoxyribonuclease III, which produces MRIASYNVNGVNGRLPVLLQWLQETSPDIVCMQELKAPQEKFPEQAIYDLGYHAIWHGQKSWNGVAILSKTDDIEEISRVLPGDPEDVASRYLEATVQGIHVGCLYLPNGNPAPGPKFDYKLGWFKRLHDHAAGLLASGKPVVLAGDYNVMPTEKDVYKPERWGDDALFRPEVREAYKSLVDQGWTDAIRKLYPDEIIYTFWDYFRNAYSRNAGLRIDHFLLSPQLDKRLLKAGVDSNVRGWEKTSDHAPVWIELKD